The segment AGAGAGAAAATCAAAGTCGCTGTCGCAGACGATAACCGGGAATTTGCGGATATCATGCAGGAATTCCTGACTCAACAGGCGGATATTGATCTGGTAGGTGTAGCTTATAACGGCGAAGAGATTTTATCTATCCTCAGTGAAAAGAAGCCTGATGTAATCATCCTCGATATAATTATGCCTCACTTAGACGGAATAGGAGTTTTGGAACGCATCAACGCTTCGATGGAAAAACGTCCTAAAATCATCGTGTTAACGGCACTGGGTCAGGAAAGCGTTACCCAGCGGGTAGTGGAACTGGGAGCGGATTATTACATCCTCAAACCTTTCAACATGGAAATCTTAATCAGTCGGGTGCGTCAACTGGCCGGCGCGATTACTTCCAGCCGGCCCAATGTAGCCCAAGCTATCAAAGCCCGTCCGATTGATGTTGAAGTGACCAGTATTATTCGCGAAATAGGCATTCCGGCTCATATCAAAGGTTATCAATACCTTAGAGACGCGATTATGATGATTGTGACCGAAATTGAGCTTTTAGGCGCGGTGACTAAGATTTTATATCCGATGATTGCCGAAAAGTATTCTACCACTCCCAGCCGGGTTGAACGGGCTATCCGTCATGCCATCGAAGTGGCCTGGAGCCGCGGCAATATGGAAATGATCAATAAAATCTTCGGCTATACTGTGAAATTGGAGAAGGGCAAACCCACCAATTCAGAATTCATGGCCATGATCGCTGATAAACTGCGGATGGAAATGCGGGCGTAAAAGAGATTGTTTTTCGAGGTAAAATAATAAAGCTCTCTGGTCGTTTAGCAGAGAGCTTTATTATTTAAACAGAAAAAGCTCGACAGGCAGGCTTTTTCTTGCTTTGAAAAACGGCAGCGGAGCAATCCTGTCGATGGCAGGATTTTTAGCGTCTAAACGGAATATTCTATAAAATATATCGACAGAAGAAGGTGTTTCTATGGCTCCGGAGCGAGTTACGATTTTTGTTGGAGAATTTGGCAGCGGAAAAACTGAGCTAGCCGTAAACTATGCGCTGTATCTGGCGCAAAACGGGCATAAAACCGCCATTGTAGATTATGATCTGGTGAAACCTTATTTTCGCACCAGGGAAAACCAGAGTCTGCTGGAACAAAAAGGAGTCTTTGTCGTTGCGCCGGAAAAGCGTCTGGCCCACACTGATTTGCCGATTTTGCCCCAGGATCTGACACGGATTCTGTATGATCCAACCTATCAGGTAGTCATGGATGTAGGGGGCGGCGAATCCGCTATTTCTCTGGGGCAAATCCATCAAAAGCTGGCGGAAGTCACCTATCAGGCTTTTTTGGTGGTGAATGCGCTGCGTCCCTTTACCAGTACGATAGAGGGCATTCGGGAAGTTAGAACAAAAATTGAAAAAGTAGCCCGTATTCAGATTTCAGGTCTTGTGTCCAACACTAACCTGGCTGATGAGACTAAGTTAGCCCATGTGGAGCAGGGTTTGAAGCTGGTGGAAGAAGCAGCCCGGCAAATGATGCTGCCGGTTAAGTGGTTGGTTGTCCCCACATGGCTGGCCGGACAGGTGAAGACGGATCATCCGATCTTTGAGCTTACGCCATATACAAAATATCCCTGGATGGAATAGGACATAGAGTGAATAAATTTTAGACGAACTGGTCTAAACCGGCATGGGCTGCATACATTTTACCAAGTATACGTAAGTATGCTAGGGAGGAAAGCACATGCTGGATCATATACGTTACGGTCTCAGTGGACATCTTCGCTCCAATATCGTTTCTTATTTTTTTATGATTTTGATTTTTGTCAGCGGGGTAGTTATTGGCGCTTTAGCGGTTAAAACCTTGCCTAATGAGCAAAAGACTGAGTTAGTCGGGTATCTGCAGGTTTTGTTTCAGGGATTAATCGGACAAAACGGCGGATGGGACCACCAGGATATGCTGGGGAATGTTCTCTGGAGTTACACCAAGATGATCGGCATACTCTGGATTCTGGGCTTTACGATTATTGGGATTCCCATTGTGTTGTTTATTATATTTACCAGAGGATTTATCGTTGGCTTTACCGTGGGGTTCCTGATTAACGAATATATTGTCAAAGGACTTATTTTTGCGTTGGTATCAGTATTGCCTCACAGCCTTCTTTCCGTTCCGGCAGTGATTATTACCGGCGTATCCTCGGTAGCCTTTTCCCTGATGCTGGCCCGGAGAAAACTGCGGGATCACGCCAGTTTTTTGAGTGAGGCAATCGGCTATTCCGCCGTGTGTTTTTTCATGCTGTTGGTGCTGTGGTTTACGGCTTTCATTGAAGTCTATTTGTCACCGGTTTTTATGAAGTTGATTGTGGCCTGGTTTTTTATAGAATAGGCAAATCATAATCATAAAATGTAAAGTATTTGAATAAGAATGGTAACAGGTTGGATTCAGCGATAATTTCCAGAAAAAACAAAACAAAATTCGACAGGAAAACAGGTAAGTTCATCTTGATGTAGAATACTTATGTATACATTAAATTGACGGAAATCCTTTCTGGAAAGTTTAGCGCGAAAAAAAGGGTGGGTAAAAATGGATAATTATGTTACGGAATTTATTAATTATCTGGCGGTTGAGCGGGGTTTGGCGCAAAATACACTGGAGTCCTACGGCCGGGATTTGCGTCAGTTTCAAACCTACTTACAGCATAGCCAAATTGATTTCATGAAAGACTTAAATCGCAGTACCATCCTTACATATTTGAATACTCTGCAATCGAAAGGCAAAGCCGTATCGACCATTTCCCGCAATTTGGCCGCGATCAAATCATTTTATCAGTATTTGGTCCGGGAACGGTATCTGGAGAAGGATCCTGCCGCTCACCTTGAATCTCCGAAGCGGAAAAAAAATTGCCGAAGGTGCTTACGATTCATGAAGTGGAAGAGCTCTTAAAACAGCCTAATGTATCCCTGGCAGCGGGGCTGAGGGATAAGGCTATGCTGGAACTGCTGTACGCCACCGGTATTCGCGTTTCAGAATTAATTTCGTTAAATATTTCTGATGTAAATTTGGAAATGGGCTATATTAAGTGTTATGGGAAGGGTTCTAAAGAAAGAATTGTTCCTTTGGGCTCCATAGCCGCTAAATGCGTTCAGGATTATGTCGCTAAAGGACGGCAAAAACTAGTCAGGACCTATGAAGAAGCCTCATTGTTTGTCAATCACCATGGCAACCGGCTAACCCGGCAGGGATTCTGGAAAATCATAAAGAAGTATGCCCAGGAAGCCAACATTCATAAAGAGATTACACCTCATACTCTGCGCCATTCCTTTGCCACTCACCTGCTGGAAAATGGGGCGGATCTCCGGTCGGTCCAGGAAATGCTGGGTCATGCCGATATATCTACCACCCAGATTTATACCCA is part of the Acetonema longum DSM 6540 genome and harbors:
- the spo0A gene encoding sporulation transcription factor Spo0A — protein: MIREKIKVAVADDNREFADIMQEFLTQQADIDLVGVAYNGEEILSILSEKKPDVIILDIIMPHLDGIGVLERINASMEKRPKIIVLTALGQESVTQRVVELGADYYILKPFNMEILISRVRQLAGAITSSRPNVAQAIKARPIDVEVTSIIREIGIPAHIKGYQYLRDAIMMIVTEIELLGAVTKILYPMIAEKYSTTPSRVERAIRHAIEVAWSRGNMEMINKIFGYTVKLEKGKPTNSEFMAMIADKLRMEMRA
- the spoIIM gene encoding stage II sporulation protein M translates to MLDHIRYGLSGHLRSNIVSYFFMILIFVSGVVIGALAVKTLPNEQKTELVGYLQVLFQGLIGQNGGWDHQDMLGNVLWSYTKMIGILWILGFTIIGIPIVLFIIFTRGFIVGFTVGFLINEYIVKGLIFALVSVLPHSLLSVPAVIITGVSSVAFSLMLARRKLRDHASFLSEAIGYSAVCFFMLLVLWFTAFIEVYLSPVFMKLIVAWFFIE